The Pyxidicoccus sp. MSG2 DNA segment CCAGATGGCGTGGTCCGCCGACCTTCCCTATGCCTCGTTGCAGATTCCGCGCGGGGGGTATGACCCCTTCGGCGTCTACCACCCCTACACGAGCTTCCTGGTCGCCGAGCCCGCGGTCTTCGTGGATGGGTTCGCGGTGGCTGTCGGTGGCAGCCTCCCGTTCTACGTCGGACTGTGAGTCCGTGACGCCGCGGCCAGCGCGCTAGCGCGACTGGCCGTCGTGCTTCTGGCGCTGGATGCGGCGGCTCAGCCGGTTCTGCTCACGCCGAATCCGGGCGCGCTCGCCGGCGTCCAGGTGGCCGTCGTCGCTGCGCGCCTCGCGGATGTCGCGCCGGATGGCGCGGTGCTGCCGCTCCATCCGCACCGCCTCACGGCCGGTGAGCTCCCCACTCTTCACGCCCTGGACGATGCGCTCCTGCTGGTTCACCTGCCGCCGGTCGGCCTTCGCCGCGCTCGCGGGCAGCGCCGTCATCAGCCCCAGCACCATCGTCCCCACCGCCAGGATGTTCCGCTTCATGTTCGTCTCCAGGTCCAGGCCGGCCGGGCCGGCGAAGGTGTCTGGAGAAATGAACCCGGGAGCCCGGCGGAAGTTGCGGGCGGGGTTGTCGCACCTCCGCGCCTGTTCGCGCTTGGCCGTGTCTCAGGGCGCGGGCGTCACCGCGGCGAAGCGCGAGCGGCCCGCGCTCAGCAGGTACACGGCCACCGCCATGCCCACGCCGCACAGGGCCGCCACGTAGTGCGCGGCGGCCAGGGGGTGGTTCTTCATCATCAGGGTGACGACCAGCGGCGTCAGGCCCCCGAAGATGGCGTAGGCCACGTTGTAGGAGAACGACAGCCCGGAGAAGCGCACCTCGGCGGGGAAGGCGCGCACCATCACCGTGGGCACCACGCCCACCACGCCGACGCAGAAGCCGACCAGCGCATACAGGGGCACGAGCCGCTCCGGCGCCGCGCCCACGCCGAGATAGAACAGGTACGTCGCCCCGAGCAGCAGCCCGCAGCCCAGCACCAGCGCCCGGCCCACGCCCACGCGGTCCGCGAGCAACCCGTAGGCGATGCAGCCCACCGTGAGGGCCAGCGTGGCGACGCTCGCGGCCTCCAGCGCCTGGGCCGGGGCAATGCCGTAGAGCTTCTGCACCAGCGTGGGCGTCATCAGGATGACCACCACGATGCCGGCGGTGAGCACCCAGGTGAGCAGCATCGACACCACCACCGCGACGCCGTGGCCGCGCAGCACGGCCTTGAGCGGTAGCTCCTGCACCAGGGCGCGGCGCTGGCGCATCTCCTCGAAGACGGGCGTCTCCGCGAGCCAGCGGCGCAGGAAGACGGCCAGGAAGCCGAACACGCCGCCCACGAGGAAGGGCAGGCGCCACCCGTAGGCATGCACCTCTTCCGGGGTGAAGACGGTGTTCACCAGCGTCGCCACCAGCGAGCCGAGCAGGATTCCCAGCGTGAGCCCCGACGTCAGCGTGCCGCACGCGAAGCCCACGCGGTTGTGCGGGACGTGCTCGGAGACGAACACCCACGCGCCCGGCACCTCGCCGCCCACCGCAGCGCCCTGGCAGATGCGCAGGAGGAGCAGGGCCAGCGGCGCCGCGTAGCCCGCCGTCGCGTACGTCGGCAGCGCGCCGATGAGCAGCGTGGGCACCGACATCATGAACACGCTGAGGGTGAACATGCGCTTGCGACCGGTGCGGTCGCCGAAGTGCGCCATGATGATGCCGCCCAGCGGACGCGCCAGGTAGCCCGCCGCGAACAGGCCGAACGCCTGGAGCTGCCGCAGCCACTCCGCCGTGTCGGGCGGGAAGAAGAGCTGGCCAATCACCGTCGTGAAGAACACGAAGATGATGAAGTCGTAGAACTCCAGCGCGCCACCAAGCGCCGCCAGCCCGAGCGTCCGGGCGTCCTGGCCGGTGAGCGGGCGCTGCGCGGAGTGCTGCCCGGGTTCGAGGGATGCGGTCGGCATGCGTGCCCGGGAGCATAGGCCGAACCGGGCGTCGCTGGCGCTGGGACGTGGCCCGGGCCGCGGTGGGGCCTGGCCGGGGAGGGCTGATTATACAAGGAAGGATGGTTGGTCGCGTCCTGCATACACTTTGTGTCAGAGTGTCCCTGCTTCACCAATCACAGACGGACAAAGGAGACACCGATGTTCTCGAAGCTCACGCGTCAGTTGTCCACGCTGCTTCTGGTCGGCGCTGCCTCGCTGGCTCTGGGTGGCTGCTCCGCCGCTCCCGCCGGGAGCGATGACACGGACCGTTCCGTGGCGGTGGCGTCCCAGTCGCTGGAGATGACGGAGGCCGGGAGCGAGCAGTCCCTGGCGGCCTGTAGTCCCTCGTGCCACGGCCCGTGCTGGACCTGCATCCGCAGTGTGTGTGAGAACACCTGTCAGTAGCATCGCCTGGAACAGTGGCCGCCGTGGCCCGCGAGCGCCACGGCGGAAGTACTGCTTCAGTGCCCGAGCGCCGCGCGGATGAGCGGCTGGAGCTCGACGGAGAGGTCCACCGAGAAGCCGACGACGCCCTCGTTGCTCCGGTCCAGCTGCATGCCGAGGACGGCGTAGTACCCCGCCTCCCGGTCCATCCAGGGCGTCCAGCCGAACGCGCCCGGCGAGCTGATGATGTCGCAGCCATCCGCGGGCGTGTCGCAGTGCAGCCAGGCCGTCAGGCCATAGCGGTAGGCCCGCCCCAGGTCCTTCACGGGGGAGTTGCCAATCGTCACGTCGGGGAAGGGCTCGCGCGTCTGCGCGTCGAACAGCTCCGGCGTGCCGCGCTCCAGGCCGGCGTAGCTGCCGCGGTGGAAGACGAGCCCCAGCAGCGGGGCGTACTCGTTCATCGACGTGCGCAGCCCACCAGCGATGAGCGGGTTGCTGGTGCCTTCCGCCTTCCGGGGGGCGGTGAAGTACGTCACCTCCGGGGGCAGGCCGAGGGGCGCCGCCAGCGTCTCCCGGAAAAGGTCGTTCCAGCGCTTGCCCGTCTTCACCTCGGCCATGCGCGCCGCCACCTGCAGGTGCGTGCTGCCGTAGTCGAAGCGCGTGCCGGGCGGGGCGACCTGCGGCGTGGTGGCGATGATGGCGACACAGTCCGCCAGGGTGTAGTCGGCCCGCAGCGTGCAGAGGTGCTCGTTCTGCATCCCGGAGGTGAAGGACAGCAGGTGACGCAGGGTGATGTTCGCCTTGTCACCCGTCCAGCCGAGCACCTCGCCCGTCGTGGAGTCGAGCGTGAGGTGACCCTGGCGGATGACCTCGAAGAGGACGGTGCCGGCCACCATCTTGGAGGAGGACGCCACCGCCACCCTCCGGTCGGGCGCGAAGTCGCCCACCATGTGCTCGTACACCTTGCGGTCCTGTGCGTCGTACACGGCCAGGCCCAGCCCCGGGACGGAGGGGCCCGCGTCGGCCACCCGCGCGTCCATGAGTGCCCCCACGGCATCCCAGGCCGGGCCCGCGTCGGGGACGGTGCTGCCTCCGTCCGCCCCCGCGTCCGAGCCTCCCGCGTCCGGAGCCGTGCCCGCATCGGAATCCGACGAGCCTCCACCGCAGGCCCACAGCAACACACCCAGGGACAGCCCCAGCACGCGCACCACGTTCGTCATCCCGTTCTCCTCGGGTGTCCTCCAACACCCCTCAGGGGAAATGGTTGCGGGGCCGCGTGCCGAAAGCTCACTGAAAGGGCAGGGAGAGGTAGTGCGCGCCCAATTCCGTCACGACACCGGGCGCTCCCAGCAGGCTGGCGAAGCACGGGTCGTTCGTCCACCGGCCGGTGAACCAGGCATAGCGGAACACGTCTTCACGGCTCTCGCAGACGGAGACCATCTCCGCCATCTGGGCCTTCTGCTTCGCGACGGAGTCAATCTGTGCGCCGTCCCGCTGGGCGTGGCAGTTGGCGAACTCCGTCACCCAGAACGGCTTGCCGTACTTCTTCAGCCGGTCCAACTGGCCCGCGAGCCCGTAGTCGTACCAGTGAAACGCGAGGTAATCGATGCGCGGCTCGCGGTTCCCATTCGCCGCGCGGTAGGCCGCATAGAACGCGTCGAGCCAGACGACCGGGTCCGAGTACCCCTGCACCGTGCCCCAGTTCATCGCCGGACCCACGAGCTTGACGCCCGTGTTGGCGGCGACGCTCTCATAGCGGGGCCACAGCGCCGCCGCGTCCTTCGGTGACAGGTTGGCCTGGTCCGCGAGGTTGGGCTCGTTGAGGAGCAGCAGGTAGTGGACGTGGGGATTGGCCTTGAGCCAGGTCTCGACGCCCGCGGCATCGAAGTTCCCGTTCCAGAGCATGGGGATGAAGTCCATGCCGTAGCGCGCGCGGTAGTCCGTGGGCACGTCGCGGTGGGGCCGGGAGCTCCAGTTGTACCACCAGCTCACGCCCGGAGAGACGGCGGCGAGGTCCGCGGGCGTCGCCAGGTCGAAGGCAATCCCGCGCTTGGCGCTCTTGGCCGAGGGCTCGGTGCCCGCGTCCCTGGAGACGCCGGCATCGGACGGCCCCGCGTCCTCGTCGCCCTTCGGTGCCGAGGCGGCCGGGTCACACCCCAGCAGCAGGAGGGCCACGACGCAGGCCGGTGCGAGGATGCTTCTCATGTGGCTTCACCTCGGGCCGGGAGGCGGCCCTGCTGTGGACTCGAGGCTGCGGGGGACAGCTTAATCAGGACGGCGAAGGGCGTGCGCCCGAGGTCAGCGGGCGAGGTGGATGGGGCGCGGCGGCTCCCTCGGCTGCGCGCGCATGTCGACGAGGATGTCGTAGGCGCGCGGCTCGGGGAGGACGGGGCCGGCGGCGAAGCGGTAGAGGTGGCTGACGTCGCGCTCCTCGGGGAAACGCTCCTCCACGAGCGCGCGGAACATCTCCTTCGCCACCCACTCGGTGTCCACCGACACGGAGCCGAACTCGTCCAGGTAGCGCAGGGGCGCGGACGAGTCGCTCTGCCGGGCGGTGAGGACGAAGACGCGGGCCTGCCGGGTGGGCACCACCTGGCGCGCGCCCTGTTCCAGCAGCGCCAGTTCACGGCCCTGCGGAAGCGCGAACAACTCCAGCGAGTGCCGGTGGGCGAGCAGGGCGCTCACCGCCACGAACCCGCCCAGCAGCGCCGTCGCGACGCGCGGGCCGTGCGTGGTGGGCCAGCGGCTCCCCAGGTTCATGAGCGACGCGACGAAGTAGACGCTCCACACGCCGGTGAGGGCGTAGAGGGTGCGGTACGTGGGCCAGCGCTCGCTGGCGAGGAAGCTGACGGAGTACGCGGCGGCGGACAGCACCCCCAGCCCCACCAGCCACGTCCCCACGCCGATGCGGCCCGCGCGGCGGCCCTCGACGAAGAGGCCCAGCGTCAGCACGGTGAGCGTCAGGCCCACCATGGGCCAGTAGCCCGCCGTTGGCACGGAGCCCGTCGTGTTGAGGGCGCTCAGGGCCAGCGCGTTGGGAAGCACCTGGGTGAGGAACCAGCCCGCCTTGTCGAGGAAGTGCTGCTCGAAGGCGATGCGCGGCGAGGGCGCGAAGAGACCCAGCGCGAAGGACAGCTTGGTGACGATGAAGGCGACGCCCAGGCCGCAGCCCATGACGAGGAGATGCCGCGCCAGCCAGCGCGCCGGGACGCGCAGGTCCGTGTCCCGTCGCAGCACCAGCGCCGCGGCGAGCAGCACGGCGTAGAACAGGCCACTCACCTGATAGATGAGCGTCGCGGTGCCCATGGCCACGACACCGCCCAGGCACCCCGCCCACCGCCGCCATGTGGCCTCGGGCGGTGCTTCGAAGCCTCGCCGTGCGAGGGCGAATGCACCCACCGTCAGCAGGAGCGCCACCGTCTGGGGCCAGCAGATGCCCCAGCTCGCGATGACCTGCGCGGACGGCATCAGGGTGAGGAACGCGGCGAGCAGCGTCGAGGGGGCCGCGCGCCAGCCCTCCCTGCGCAGGAGCAGGAAGAGGGCGGCGCCCAGCAGTCCCAGCCCCGTGACGGACAGGGCCCGCAGCAGGGCGAGGCCGTCGATGTTGCCCGCCTCGCGCACGGACGCTTCCAGCAGCCAGCCGTACAGCGGGCGACCCATGGCGGCGCAGACGCGGAGAATCTTCCCCGGCTCCTCGCGCGCCTCGCGGAGGATGGCGTAGTCGTCCCGCAGGCCGTAGCGCTGGAAGACGGCGCTCCCATAGATGAACCAGGGCAGCAGGAAGAGCAGGGCGGTCAGGCCCGGCACTCCGAGGGCGCGTGTCGTGGAGCGGGTCAGCAGGGGGAGAACCTCTGGCGGCCAACGTACCAGAGTCCCATGACGCGGGGCGGCATACGTGCGGGCCGGGCAGTCCGGTGGTGCTCATGGCGCCGTGCGCTCGTGTGCGCCCGGCGCCGTCGTGAGGCCCTGCCGGCCGCCTGCCCGTCCACGCGGTAGAGTCGGGCCATGCCGCGTGTGAAGCCGCTTCACGGGCCATCGTCACCGCGCGTGCCGTTGCGCGGGCGCCCGCCGGTCGCCTGTCCGGTGGACCCGGCATGGCCCGCTCCGGTCCGTCCCCGGGACGTGGCGACCCCATGACGCAGAAGAGCTACTTCGACGAATCCACGCTTGCGGGGCGCGGCCGGCGAGGCCCCGAGCCAGGGGTCCGCGTCGTGCCGGCGCTGACCATCGTCTCCCACCCCGTGCCGCGCCGGGCCGGTGAGCGGCTCCTCCTGGACGCGCTGGCCTCGGGCGGAGAGGTGCTCCTGTCGCGCAACGCGCCGGACTTCCTTCCTCCGGGAAAGGCGCTCGGCCTGCCGCTCGCGGCGCCCTTCCTGAGCCGCAAGCCGCTCCGACTGACGCCGGGCCGGGACGGAGGCGTCCGGCTGCACGTGGAGCCGGACGGGACACCGGTGTCCGTGGGCCGGCCCGTGGAAGGCGTCCTGGAGCTGGGGCCCGAGGCGCTGGCCGCGGGCGTCCCCCTCGAGCTCGCCGACCGCATCGTGCTGCTGCTCCACCTGGAAGAGGTGGAAGTGGAGGCGGCTCCGGAGTCGCTCGGCATGGTGGGCGGAAGCGCGGCCCTGCGGCGCGTGCGCCGGCACATCGCCCAGGTGGCCGACCTGGACGTGCCGGTGCTCATCCGTGGCGAGACGGGCACCGGCAAGGAGCTGGTGGCGCAGGCCATCCACCAGCAGAGCCAGCGGCGCGCGGGGCACTTCGTCAGTGTGAATCTGGGCGCCATCCCCCGTGAGCTGGCCGCCGCCGAGCTCTTCGGCGCGCAGCGCGGCGCGTACACGGGCGCCACCCGGGACCGCGAGGGCTACTTCCGCGCCGCCCACGGGGGCACCCTCTTCCTGGACGAGGTCGGCGAGGCGCCGCCCGAGGTGCAGGTCATGCTGCTGCGCGTGCTGGAGACGGGCGAGGTCTTCCCCGTGGGCGCCAGCGCTCCCGTCGCCACGGACGTGCGTCTGATTGCCGCGACGGACGCCCACCTGGAGGCGCAGATAGACGAGGGACGCTTCAAGGCCCCGCTGCTGCACCGCCTGGCCGGCTACGAGGTCTGCCTGCCACCGCTGCGCGAGCGCCGCGAGGACCTTGGCGCGCTCTTCCTCCACTTCGCGCGTGAGGAGCTGCGGGCGCTCGGCGGGGCGCACCGCCTGGATGCCGAGGACGCGCGCGCCGAGCCGTGGCTGCCGGTGCCGCTGGCGGTGCGACTGCTGCGCTTCGGCTGGCCCGGCAACGTGCGCCAGCTCCGTAACGTGACGCGGCAGCTCGTCATCGGCAGCCGTGGCCTGCCCTACCTGCGGGCCGAGCCCCGCCTGCTGCGGGAGCTGGACTCCGGCGCCACGCCACCCCCCGCCCTCACCGTGCTCGAGGACTCCGCGCCCGTCACGCCACCGCCCGAGAAGGCTCCCTCCCGGCGCAAGCCAGCGGACATCTCCGAGCCGGAGCTGCTCGC contains these protein-coding regions:
- a CDS encoding serine hydrolase domain-containing protein, producing the protein MTNVVRVLGLSLGVLLWACGGGSSDSDAGTAPDAGGSDAGADGGSTVPDAGPAWDAVGALMDARVADAGPSVPGLGLAVYDAQDRKVYEHMVGDFAPDRRVAVASSSKMVAGTVLFEVIRQGHLTLDSTTGEVLGWTGDKANITLRHLLSFTSGMQNEHLCTLRADYTLADCVAIIATTPQVAPPGTRFDYGSTHLQVAARMAEVKTGKRWNDLFRETLAAPLGLPPEVTYFTAPRKAEGTSNPLIAGGLRTSMNEYAPLLGLVFHRGSYAGLERGTPELFDAQTREPFPDVTIGNSPVKDLGRAYRYGLTAWLHCDTPADGCDIISSPGAFGWTPWMDREAGYYAVLGMQLDRSNEGVVGFSVDLSVELQPLIRAALGH
- a CDS encoding sigma 54-interacting transcriptional regulator; this encodes MTQKSYFDESTLAGRGRRGPEPGVRVVPALTIVSHPVPRRAGERLLLDALASGGEVLLSRNAPDFLPPGKALGLPLAAPFLSRKPLRLTPGRDGGVRLHVEPDGTPVSVGRPVEGVLELGPEALAAGVPLELADRIVLLLHLEEVEVEAAPESLGMVGGSAALRRVRRHIAQVADLDVPVLIRGETGTGKELVAQAIHQQSQRRAGHFVSVNLGAIPRELAAAELFGAQRGAYTGATRDREGYFRAAHGGTLFLDEVGEAPPEVQVMLLRVLETGEVFPVGASAPVATDVRLIAATDAHLEAQIDEGRFKAPLLHRLAGYEVCLPPLRERREDLGALFLHFAREELRALGGAHRLDAEDARAEPWLPVPLAVRLLRFGWPGNVRQLRNVTRQLVIGSRGLPYLRAEPRLLRELDSGATPPPALTVLEDSAPVTPPPEKAPSRRKPADISEPELLAALRENAWDFQAAADQLGIPRPSVYDLVDRSPNIRTAGDLSPEEILRCHRECQGDLDAMARRLEVSRRALSRRLKELGLAQKNSRGV
- a CDS encoding MFS transporter, producing MPTASLEPGQHSAQRPLTGQDARTLGLAALGGALEFYDFIIFVFFTTVIGQLFFPPDTAEWLRQLQAFGLFAAGYLARPLGGIIMAHFGDRTGRKRMFTLSVFMMSVPTLLIGALPTYATAGYAAPLALLLLRICQGAAVGGEVPGAWVFVSEHVPHNRVGFACGTLTSGLTLGILLGSLVATLVNTVFTPEEVHAYGWRLPFLVGGVFGFLAVFLRRWLAETPVFEEMRQRRALVQELPLKAVLRGHGVAVVVSMLLTWVLTAGIVVVILMTPTLVQKLYGIAPAQALEAASVATLALTVGCIAYGLLADRVGVGRALVLGCGLLLGATYLFYLGVGAAPERLVPLYALVGFCVGVVGVVPTVMVRAFPAEVRFSGLSFSYNVAYAIFGGLTPLVVTLMMKNHPLAAAHYVAALCGVGMAVAVYLLSAGRSRFAAVTPAP
- a CDS encoding glycosyl hydrolase; translation: MRSILAPACVVALLLLGCDPAASAPKGDEDAGPSDAGVSRDAGTEPSAKSAKRGIAFDLATPADLAAVSPGVSWWYNWSSRPHRDVPTDYRARYGMDFIPMLWNGNFDAAGVETWLKANPHVHYLLLLNEPNLADQANLSPKDAAALWPRYESVAANTGVKLVGPAMNWGTVQGYSDPVVWLDAFYAAYRAANGNREPRIDYLAFHWYDYGLAGQLDRLKKYGKPFWVTEFANCHAQRDGAQIDSVAKQKAQMAEMVSVCESREDVFRYAWFTGRWTNDPCFASLLGAPGVVTELGAHYLSLPFQ